DNA from Rubripirellula lacrimiformis:
ACTGGTCGATTGGAACATGCCAGAAATGGATGGTCTTGAATTCATCAAGTCGGTTCGGCGCCAAGCAGAGCATCGCGATTTGCCGATGATGATGGTAACGACTGAATGCGAAATGGATCGTATGGCATTGGCCTTCGTGGCCGGCGTCAACGAATATGTAATGAAGCCGTTCACAATTGAGGTGATTCAGTCCAAGTTGGAGCTACTGGGGATCGGGGTCTTTCAATGAGTGAAGCAAGGAAAATTCGCGTCTTGATTGTGGATGATTCTACAGTCATTCGACGCTTGCTGACCCAGGTCCTGGCTGATGACCCGAATATCGAAGTTGTTGGGACCGCACCGAACGGTAGGATCGCTCTGGCGAAGATACCGAATTTGAAGCCAGACGTTGTGACATTGGATATTGAAATGCCCGAAATGGACGGGCTGCAAACCTTGACAGAACTGCGGAAGATCGACCGAAAATTGCCGGTGATCATGTTTAGCACGCTGACACATCGCGGTGCTGAAGGAACGCTTGATGCCCTCGAACGAGGTGCTAACGACTATGTCGGTAAGCCTGCAAACGTAGGGAGTGTTACCGAAGGGATCGCGAAGGTCAGGGGCGAAATGGTTCCGAAAATCAAGGGATTGTGCTCTTGGTTTCAAGATCATCTGCAATTGGCACGGGCTACTCAGAGATCCGCCCAGGCCTCCTCTGGTCCAGAGGCGACTGGATTGGGGAATGCGTTATTGGACAGTTGCAGTTCGCCAACCTTTCGGCGGACTCCAAAGCAACGTGTGGACGTGATTGCGATCGGTGTGTCCACCGGTGGCCCAAATGCTCTTGCACAGGTGCTTCCAAGCTTACCCGCGGACCTACCTGTTCCGGTCGTGATCGTGCAGCATATGCCGCCAGTCTTTACGAAGCATTTGGCGGATCGTTTGAATACAAAGTGCTCGGTGACGGTTGCAGAAGCAAAAGCTGGCGATTCGCTCCAGCCTGGAACTGTGTGGATCGCACCGGGTGACTTTCACATGACCGTTAAGGCTGTGGGGGCATCGCATCGAGTTGTGCTCGACCAGTCGGCGCCGGTGAACTCATGCCGTCCTGCCGTCGATGTACTTTTCCAAAGTGTCGCGTCCAATTTCGGTCCAGGAACGTTAGCTTGCATTCTGACGGGGATGGGATCGGATGGACTCCAAGGATGCCGCGATGTTGCAAAGGCGGGCGGTCATATCATCGCGCAAGATCGCGAAACCTCTGTCGTATGGGGAATGCCGGCTGCGGTGACCAATGCCGGCTTGGCACATCAGGTTCTTTCGCTGCAGCGAGTCGGAGCTGAGCTTACCAAACACGCAATGCACGGTCGGAACAAACTTACTCTCGTGAAATCAGGGGCCTAATTCATGAGCACAGCAACATTTTCTTTCTCGGACGCTGACTTCGCAGCTATCGCCAAACTTGTTAGCGAGCGATCCGCCATCGTTGTTGAAGCGAACAAAGCTTATTTGGTCGAATCTCGGCTGGGGCCGGTCGCAAGGGAGAATGGATTATCCTCGATCAGCGAATTGGTCGAAAAACTCCATCGTCCAGGAAGCCGACATCTTGAAGAACAAATCATCGATGCGATGACTACAAACGAGACTAGCTTCTATCGAGACGCCTATCCCTTTGACTTGCTCAAGAGCAAAATCATTCCAGAATTGATTGAAAAGCGAAGCAAGACGAAGCGATTGACGTTTTGGTCCAACGCGTGTTCGAGCGGTCAAGAGGCCTACTCGATTGCGATGCTGATTCGTGAAACATTTCCCAAGCTGATGGACTGGGATATACGCATTCGAGCCACCGACCTGTCAAGCCAAGTGCTTGAACGTGCACGAACAGGCATCTTCAACCAGTCGGAAGTCAGTCGAGGTCTGCCGATGCAATTGCTGATGAAATATTTTCATCGCCAAGGCGTTCACTGGCAAATTAGCGATGACATCCGAAAAATGGTGAAGTTCGACACAGTGAATTTGATTGAGCGTTGGCCGGCGTCGCTGAGTTCCATCGATGTCGTATTCTTACGAAACGTGCTGATCTATTTCAGCCCGGACACCAAACGCGAGATATTGTCCAACGTTAGGCAACGGATTTGCGACGATGGCTGCCTGTTCTTAGGTGGTTCCGAGAACACGATGAACTTAACCACCGAATTTCGACGTGTCCAAATCGACCGCGCGGTTTGTTACGAACCGGTTTAGTCCGCTCCCTGATGGTCCTCGTTTAAGCAATCTCATGAATTCAAAACACCAAATAATGAATACTCAACTCATCGATCCTCAGGACGTCTTTAGCTTGGTTCAAGCAATCTGCGTCAGCATGCTCGATATGGAATGCAAAGAAGCGTCCGATCGCTCACCGCAGCAGTCTCCCCAAGAGAATGCCTGCAACTTTATCGGTTGCGTGCAGATTTACGGTGATTGGAATGGCGCCGTCGAAATTCACACGGACGCCGATTTTGGTCGCAAGGCGGCTGCGAGAATGATGATGATACCCGAGGAAGATATTGCGTTAGACGACATTCAAGATGCGATCGCAGAACTGTCGAATATGGTCGGTGGTAGCCTAAAGGGGATTCTGCCAGGGACGTCATCGCTCTCTCTGCCAAGCGTTGCGAGTGGAGTTGATCTTGGCTTCAAGCTGCAAAACAATGATTCGAGCCAATTGGTTGCTCTTGAATGCGACGGGCAAATGTTTTCGATTGCCATCAAGCATTGCACGCCTAGTGTCCTTGCTGGAATGCTCCCCAAAACCTGATCCAGGTGCTATGATAGTCTAGAGCCGAATGCCGCGTGGTTAAGACGCAAGTCGTTCATACTGCTGATCTTCGGGCGGCGTGTCGGGGGCGATGCAGATTGTCGTCCACGATCGGAGGGGCGAAATGCGTTCATAGTAGAATTTCCTGCATCGGGTGAATGATCAGCAAGAAATCCGCCAGACCGGCAGCCCTCCCCCCGTACAAAATCGGTCGTTTTTTATAAAACCACGAAATACCGTTGTCGCCGGTCAATGAAAACCATGGGCCGGGAACGAGTCCTTTCCGAGCCAAGCAAAGAAGACACCTGCGAAATCAGTCAGTGATCGCGGTCGCGGGAGCCGATTGAATGAACGATTCAAGTTGCGTGTCCAGTGCCTGCAAGTCCCAGATCGTGACGTTCGATCGCCCGCGTTCGGTAACCAGGTACCGACCATCGTGACTGTAGGCAAGCGGTCGGCTTTCGGGTTGTCGGTTCAGACCGGGCAACAATCGCAGCGGCGTCTGCTCGGATCGATCCAGAACCAAAGCAGCTCGAGGGTTCAGCGTTTCCGTCGCAATCCGGCTTCCGTCGGGCGAGACCAGAATTTTGGCCAATGAGGGCAACTTCCATTTTGCCAAAGCACTCGATCGCATGCCGACCGATGGTCGGTAGGGGTCGCTCGCGTCGACAACTCTGAAGCCACCACCACGGGTGACCAACCAGCGATGATCATCTGTCTCGATCAGGTCCAACGGAAGTGAATCGAATTCGCCCACTTGTGTTCGCGTTGCCAAGTCAAAGACTCGTGCCAGACCTGGCGTCGACAATCCAACCAACAGCCGTTGCCCATCCTCTGTAAAACGGACGGTGCTGTTGTTGAAATCGGTGGTGAACGTCGCCTGCAGCGAAAAATCGGTAGTCGAATAGACCTGCAACTCTGCGGGCGTGCTATTCAACACCGCCAAATGACCACCATTTTTCGCAACTGCAATGTCCAGTATCCTTGCACCATCCAGATGGACGACTGCTTCGTTCTGCTGGCTTGGCAATTGACCGGGATTCACTTGAAAGACGTTTTGCCAGTCGTGATAGAAGAGGGTGCCATCAGCATCGATCGCAATTTGTGGAAAGTGTTGATCGAAATCGCGGGCAGCTTTCCGTCGAAGCGTGTCGCGATCGAAGACACGAATGCCGCCGGAGTGAGCGACCACCACATCGTCGACCAAAGGACGGATCTCTGCATCAGCCACGCGATGGACATCCATGCCAATTACCTGTTGAACACTCGGCGATGCCAGTCTTCGGATTTCGAATCCATCGGGCGTTTCAAACAAGATTGCCCCCTCTTTTCCAGCGACTGGTGTAACGTCGGATTCGACACGCAGAACTTCCTGGTCCAGCATCGAATGCACACCTTGGTGATACGGCGTTCTCCCGCCCCCACTAGCAGCGTTCCATCGTCACTGTACGTCAACTCGTACAGACCGACCGACTTGCTGGTTTTGTGGGCAACGGCGTCGTTCCACTGCAAATCAAAAATCAACAGCCCGTTCGTGCTGGCAACCGCACCGAAATCGAACACTCGAACGATGTTGGGATGATTCATGAGGGCGGCAGCGGACGCTTCTCGCAGAAAGCGTTCGCGATGCTTGGTGCTGTTTAGCATTCGCGGCAAGACTTTGATTGCCACGACACTGCCCAGCAAGACATGCTCGGCTTGGTAAACAACTCCCATGCCAACGCGGCCGATCACTTTGACGAGTGAGTAATCACCGAGTCTTGACCCCGCACCGATCGAATCGTCGTCGGAATCGAATTCGCCTAGCATGGGGCGTGCGGTGTCCAACAGATCCGCCATCGGCAACAGTTGGCGCAACTTTTCTTCGTGACCGGGGTACATGGGCACAAACGCGTCCAGATCAGGCGCACGCCCACCTCGCTGCAAGGCCAGGTATTCGTCGACGATTGGACCCAGCAAATCGCTCGAGGAATCCTCCATCGGCGTCGGTCCGCCCGGTTCAGAGATCATCCGACCGTGGACGTCACAGCGAGTTGCTGGCGAAAATGCATCAGTGCACGAACGTAGCGATTGCTGGCTGCATTGCTGCTGATGCAGAGTGCAGCAGCAACCTCTGCATTGGACAAATTTTGAAAATGGCGAAGAACCAGCACTTCGCGATCGACTTCCGCCATGTTGGCGAGCACACGCTGGACTTGATCACGTGATTCGATTCTTTGCAAATGCATACTGGGCGACGAAACGTCCGCAGCTAACCCATCCTTCGGATGCTCGCCATTGGATCCGGGACAATCCATGGGCCGTTCGCGTCGGACACTGCGTTTGGCGGCGTGAATGTGCCGACGCTGCAAATCAACCAGCTTCTGTTTCAGCAAGATTCGCAGCCATCCGTCCAGCGGCAATTCGGACTGTTGCAACTCGGGAAGCCGTTGGTCAGCATCCAGAAAAAGCTCTTGGACGACATCCGACGCATCGACCCGCCGTAACATCCGGCCATAGAGCCGTTGATGCACCTGAGCTTTCAGATCGCCACGTCGCGAATCAAACCAACCGCTGAACGCCGTTCGGTCACCCGCCCGGCAACGTTTGATCAGACTGGCGTCGGTCGGCGAGGTCGAAATGGACGTCACACTCTGCTCCCATAAAATCCTGTTCAATACCATCCAGCATTCAGTGTCGTGGATCAGGAAACCAAATGCCACTGAAAAAGCCAGACGGAACGAACTCGGTACGCAGACCGTTGCCGACCGGCCGAAAACCGAAAGTGGCCGCGATCGGCGGCGATTTGTCACGGGCAAGTGATTTTGGCTGATTGTCCGTTGTCGGAACCGACGACATCGCATATCGTTAATAGACGATAAACGATTTGACGTCCGCCAGGTGGTACTCGAAAGGAAATTGAAATGAGCAAAGTTGAAATTTACGACAAGGCGATGTGCTGCTCCACCGGCGTCTGCGGTCCGCAGGTCGATCCCGCGCTGCCGAAGTTTGCCGCGGACTTGGATTGGCTGAAGTCCCAGGGCCACAGCGTCGTGCGGTTCAACCTGTCGCAGAACCCAGCGGAGTATGCCAACCGCGAACTGGTCAAACAAATGCTGGCGGACGAAGGCGTCGAATGTTTGCCGTTGGTGATTGTGGACGACCGCGTGGTTAGCCGCAGCGAATATCCATCTCGCCAGAATCTTGCGTTGTGGACGGGCACGGCAACCCAACCGAAAGCCGGGCTTCCGATGGCAGATGGCGGCGGATGCTGTGGCGGCAACACGGGCTGCTGCTAATACAACAACGATCCATGTCTTTGGAGACAAACGATGCAGTTCCTCAGCACTCCCACACGCAACCTGTTCTTCACGGGCAAAGGCGGCGTCGGCAAAACTTCGATGGCCTGTGCGACCGCGGTCCAATTGGCGGATCGCGGATTGCGAGTTTTGTTGGTATCGACCGACCCAGCATCGAACCTGGATGAAGTGCTTGGCACGCCGTTGTCGAACGATCCGACTGCGATTGAGTCCGTGCCGAACTTAATGGCGATGAACATCGATCCCGAAGCGGCGGCCCGCGAATATCGCGAACGGATGGTCGGTCCGTATCGTGGCGTGTTGCCGGATGCGGCCGTTGCCAGCATGGAGGAACAGTTTTCGGGTTCTTGCACGCTGGAAATCGCAGCCTTCGATGAATTCGCAAAGTTGTTGGGCGACAAACAGGCGACCAGCCAGTTTGACCACGTGATCTTCGACACGGCTCCCACCGGTCATACGTTGCGATTGCTGACGTTGCCATCGGCATGGTCTGGATTCATGGACGACAACACTTCGGGAACGTCTTGCCTAGGACCGCTTGCGGGTCTGCAGGCACAACAGGCGATCTACAAGCAAACGGTCCTTGCACTTGGCGACGCCGCGGTGACGACGTTGGTGCTGGTGACGCGACCAGAACCATCTGCGTTTCGCGAAGCCCAGCGGACCAGTCAAGAACTGCGCACCCTTGGCGTCGACAATCAACACTTGATTATCAACGGAGTCTTCAAGAGCCAGACGCCAAGCGATGCGATCTCGGTCGCCATGCAGAGCCGAGGCGACGAAGCCGTGGCAGGCATGCCCACGGAGATTAGTGAACTGCCACGAACCACGATCCCGTTGGCGAGCGCTGGATTGATGGGCGTTGATTCACTGCGCCAGGTCGGGCAAGCGTCGCAGGAGACCAACGAAGTTCCGGTCAATGTCGTGGATGTGGATTCCTACCCAGCCGGACTCGGTTCGTTGATCGACGAACTAGCGGCCGTCGGCCACGGCGTCATCCTGGCGATGGGCAAGGGCGGCGTCGGCAAAACGACTGTCGCCGCGGCGGTTGCCGTCGCGTTGGCCGAGCGTGGTTTGGACGTGCATCTATCGACGACGGATCCGGCGGCTCACATCGCTGCCACGATCGCAGCGGACGAAATCGCCGGCCTGACAGTAGGCCGCATCGACCCGGCCCAGGAAACGGCCGACTACACCAGCGAAGTGCTTCAGAACGCGGGACGTGATCTGGATGCCGAAGGCAGAGCGTTGTTAGAGGAAGATTTGCGTTCGCCGTGCACCGAAGAAATCGCGGTGTTCCGTGCTTTCGCCAAAGCGGTGTCCGAGGGCAAGGATCGATTTGTCGTTTTGGATACCGCACCGACCGGGCACACGGTTCTGTTGCTCGATTCGGCGCTGGCCTATCACCGTGAAGTGTCGCGGCAATCCCAACAGATCACCGAGTCGGTGCAGGAATTGTTGCCACGACTGCGTGACCCGAATTTCACACGGGTGTTGGTCGTGACGCTTCCCGAGGCAACGCCGGTCCACGAAGCGGCCAAGTTACAAGAGGATCTGCGACGAGCAGAGATTGAACCATTCGCATGGGTCATCAACCAGAGCCTGGTGCCACTGGACGTCACCGATCCGACACTGCGGCGTCGTCAACAACACGAACTGCCGTTTATCGACGAAGTGAAATCCACACTTGCCAAACGCGTCGCACTGGTCCCTTGGCAAAGTGAACCGCCGACCGGACGAACGCAACTTCAAAAGTTGACGCAACAGACCGCCACCGAAAGATGAACCTGCGGGGTTGTCCGGCCTCTGTCAGTTGTGCCCGATCGAAACCATTGCATAGGTCAAAATTTGCCGCTCGAAGCGATCCTGAATGTTAATTGAGGGCAATAGTTAGGCCTATGACCTTGGGCAAGACATTCACGACTGCACGGAAGAGTAAAATGGGGCAATATTTACCTGGCACACGTTTCGTAAGAAATCGATTTCAGCGAGGTATGCTGCTGGCTAACAATCGCAAACGCCTCCTGTTGGCTGCCATGATTGTTGGAACCGCAGTCCCCAGCGTTGCCAATGCCCAGTCACCCACAGGTGGCAACATTGTCGCTGGTGCGGGCGTGATCGATAACAGCATTGCGAATCTGACCAATATCACCACGACGACGGATCGCGCCGTCATCAACTGGTCGGACTTTTCCGTTGGGCAAGGTCACACGGTTAACTTCGATCAGATCCATTCCAATTCAGCGGTCTTGAACAAGGTCGTCTCCGGCGCCCCTCAGTCGCTGATCAACGGTGCGATCACTTCCAACGGGAACGTCTTCGTGTCGAACGCCAGTGGCGTGGTGATCGGATCCACCGGCACGATCAACACGAACGGTTTCACCGCGACGACGTTGGACATTTCCAACGAACGTTTCATGAGCGGAAATCTGTCGTTTTCGGGCAGTTCGTCGGCCGCCATCACGAACAACGGATTGATCTCTACCGGCGCTGGTGGAGCCCACCTGATCGCATCGCAGGTTTTCAACAACGGAACCATCGAATCGACCGGCACCATCAACTTGGCGACTGGCGGTCGTCTGAAGATGGCTGGCGGCACCTACATCCAAGCCGACCTCGATACGATCAAGGGCGGGATCGCCGCGGGTGCATCCCTGATCGGCAACAGTGGCACGATCCGAGCGATCGGCGGCCTGAATGTGGGCGGCGAAGTCTATCTAGTCAATCCGAACGGTCGAATCGTCAACGACGCAACCATCACCGCGGCACTGACGAATCCCAGCGGTTCGCAAACCGGTGGCAAGGTTGAAATGCTGGCTTCCACCGAAGCGATCCTGAACCAGGGCACCATTGACGTCAGCGGCACGACCGGCGGACGAGTCGTCGTGACAGGCGAAACCGTTACCTTGGAAGCATCGACGATTGACGCATCCGGCGAACTGGCCGGCGGTGACGTCCGAATCGGCGGCGGCTGGAAAGGGCAAGACGCGGAAATTGCCAATGCAAATCAGACGTCCGTTTCCGCCGACACGGTGATCAGCGCCGACGCCACGGTTCGCGGTGACGCCGGCACGGTCGTGGTATGGGCCGATGGCAACACCGAGTTTTCTGGCCAAATCAACGCCAGGGCGCTGGGGCAAGGCAATGGCGGAAACGCCGAAGTATCCGGGAAAGACCACCTGACCTTCACCGGCAACGCGGACCTGCGATCGGCCAGTGGCCAGTACGGGAACTTGCTGCTGGATCCATCGACCTTCACGATCGATGCGGGGAACGAAGACGCGATTCGAGCCCAGTGGGGATCCAGCGCGTTGACCATCGAAGCGGACAACCTAATCGAAGTCCTATCGGATCTGTTCCCCACCGTATCGTCCGGCGGTGATGAGAAGACGTACGCAGACGGATCCAAAACCGCGCTGACGCTACGCGAGGCCAGCAGCGGCGACGGTGCGGTGAACATCAACATCGCGGCCGAGATCCGTGATTCCCGACAAGGATCCGCTGCGGTCGAATTCAATGCCGGAACCGGCACGTTCACGGTGACCGAAGACGGACGCATCAGCAGTTCGCTGGGCGGGGCTTCAGACGTCACGGTGACCGCCGGCGAAGTCGATGTTGCCGGTGCTAGTTCGATCGACAAGTTGATCGCGACCGGTGACGCAACGGTCGGTTTGGGGACCGGAGCGACCGGCCAACTGAACCTCAGCGATGACGACCTTGCCCATCTATCGGTTGGCGAAATTCAGGCCAGCGACGTCGATATCGAAATGGGCGAATCGGCCAGTGCGATCTCGTCGCTTCACATCGACGCCGACACAGTCAACATCGACCGCTTTGCCGGACGATCGCTGTCGATCAGTTCAGACGACCTGACCATCACCGGTCCGGTTGCGGGCAGTGGGACCTTTCAATTCAACGGCAAGTCCAGCAAGACCATCGGGCTAGGCAGTGCAGCCGGCGATCTGCAATTTTCCAAATCCATCTTGGAAGGAATCACCGGTTTTTGGACCTTTGATATCGGCACCGCTACCGGCCCCGGAAGCGACATCGCGATCGACGACGCAGCATTGAACTTCAATTCAGTCACGCTGCGAGGTTCATCGATTGATATCGACACACTGGAAATCGGAATCAACCTAAAACTGGTCACCGACTTCCTGAACGTGCAGAATCAAATCGTCAAAGCATCCGACAGCGGGACGCTGACTTTCGACACGATGACCAGTTCGCAGAGCATTGGCCTGGGCGATGCAACGGTGGGTGGTTTCAATGTCACCGCCGATGAGTTCGATTTCTTGGGGACCTACAATTACCTGTGGGTGACCGGCGGCAGCGGCGACGTCCGCGCCGACATGGACTTCACCGGCAAGTACGCGACCGGAATCACGATTGATGCGGTTAGCGGGAATGCCTTCATCGACGAAGTGACCACCGACTCTGGTTTCTTCAAGCTGACCAGCGGTGACATCTACGTCGCCAGTGCACTGACCGGTGACGCCGGGAACACGGATCTGCAGTTGTTCTCGGGGTCCAGCAGCATGGCAGTGGCTGCCGCGTCTGCGGGCGTCTGGAACCTGGACAGTAACGAATTCGACCGCATCACGAATTTCGAATCGGTGACATTCCAGAACACCAGCTCGTCGGGCCTGCTGGAAGTGGCCGGCGCCGATTTCGCCAATCCGGTCGACTTTGGCACGATCACGACGGGGGCGGTCAACTTGCTGAGCGACTGGCTGGTCATCAGTGACATCAAAGTTCCCGAAGCCCTTAGCATCTCCGTTTTCGGACCACTGGATATCAACGGTGCGGTCACAACCGAGAACAGCGATAGTTTCCTGACGATCAATGCGGGAAGAGTTTCCAGCACGAGCGGATCGCGAGCAACATCGGTTGGACTCGGCAGTGATTCCACCGGCGCCATTCACTTAAGTGATGCGGAAATCAACAACATCGTCGGGTTCGACACGATCGATGTCGATCACGTTTCGGCATCGACACCCGGCACCACGACGATCAATGCCACGTTCGACAAGAATCTGAAGGTCAGTGGCAGTCGCTCGATCGATGTCACTTCGCTGACCACCACGGGCGGCAGCAACATTGACCTGGCCACCGCCTATCAGTCCGGTGGGACTGGCAATATCGGGACCGACAAGATTGACGTCACCAACATCAATGCCTCGGGCGACATCAAGCTGGACGCCGCTCAGGTCGAGATCAACGGTGTAGCGCAAACCACTCAGGGCGATGTTTTGGTCGACGCGACGCGGACCGCGATCGGCAACGGCACGCAAACCAGCGCCGTCAGTCTGGGCAGTGCAAACGGTTCGACGACCGTCAATACAGAAACCTTAACGATCGATGCCAGTGCCAGTGCATCGGCGCAGCTTGGATTCGCATTCACGGACACCACATCGGATGTCAACGGAGACATCGCGGTGAACGCGTCCGGCGACATCGTGTTGACTGGAAACGGTACGCACTTCGCAACCATCGGGCATGGCGATGCCCCCGGAAACGATGACACCGGAAAGTCGGTTGCTGGTGATGTGACGGTCTCGGGAAGCAAGAATGTCTCGATCACCAAGGGCCACATTGGTCACATGATCGATGCCGGCGGAACTTACGCATCCGGTAGCACCATGGTCTACGCTGGACTGTCGGATTTCAGTGAAGACAACCCCGATCGTGACGTCGATGACTTCCATCAACCCTACATAATGATTTCAGACGCCGAATCGGAATTCGTCAGTGCAGCATTTGCAGACGACGGGAAACTGGGTTTCTATGTACCGGACGTCTCGCAGTTTCACATTGATCCCGACGCATCGCTTAACGGCGGTCACGCGACCGGTTCGGTGCCGACCAACTATGGTGGTCCAAGCGATCCCAACAACGACTACGCTGGCGAATACGTCGGCGACGCGGGACAGAACTGGTCCATTTTCTCCGCGCCGATTGGTCTAGAAATTCAAATTGGTGATTCCGCATCGGTCTACGGAGCGGACATCATCGATTTTGCGGACGTGACCTTACTAGGTGACAATTCGAATCTGTTTGGTGCGACCACCGAAGCCGAATTGAACCTTGCTGCGGACTATGACGGACTGAGCGGCGAATCCGATGCCGGCACGACTGTCCTGCAAATCAAAACCGATGACCTGAAGAAAGGTTACTACGTCAAACGCATCTATCGTGAAGGCGAAACGTTCGGGTCGGGGCCCGGCACCACCATCAACACCGCCGGCACTCACACGATCACCCCCGCGGAATTGACGATTCAGATTGATAGTCAAACGAAGCAGTATGGCGATCTATTCACTTGGGACGGTACCGAATTCGACGCCACCGGACTCGTTAACGGGCAAACAATTGACACTCTGACATTGGGTTCCGATGGTGCTGCCGCGACGGCAAACGTGACCGGTGGTCCGTACAGTATCACGTCCACGGCGATCACCGGATCGGACTTCAAGTCATCGAACTACGACATCCATTATAGCGCCGGTGCGCTTTCGGTGACGCGTGCTCCGTTGACCGTCAACCTAAACCCAATCACGAAAGCCGTGGGCTTGGAAGCGAATTTGACGGGCAGAGAGTTTTCGATCATCGGATTGAAAAACAACGATCTGGTGGAAAGTATCACCCAGACAAGCGATGGGATCCCTGCTGAAGCCATCGTGGGCGTCTACGAGCTTCTTGGCAGCCATCCAATCGGATCGGTCTTCGATGCCACCAACTATGAGATCACGATTGCAGATTCGACTTTGACGGTACTATCCCCCACCAATAACACTGCACACGACGTCTGGTCACGAGCTGGCTTGGCGGCCGGTTCGGTCAACCAGCTGCTTGGCGGAGGCGTGGGATCGATCAACAGCAGTCAACAGGGCAGCACGTCGGTCGAACTATCGGATTCCGGTTTGGGCAGCGATGCCGATGCCCCCACATCACCCGAAGACTCGACCCGGTAAACCAAAGCGGAATCCAACTTTGCCGCGTGAATCCTGGCCCCAGGATTCAGCGCCGGCATAGCGAGGGTCCAACCGATCCCATTGATGCCAACCCACGGCACGATCAAGCAGTGAAGACAGTTGGTCGCGGCGCGGCCAACGGTGCATCCGCGGTCGCTGGCTACCGCGTTTTCGAAAACTTTAGCGAAAACAACGCTTTGTTCGAGTTCAGCGACTGTGCCGGACGTTCATGTTGATCCCATTGTATGTCTGAGTGTGGTTATCGGGATTCGAAGTTCATCCATAGCGGATGCAGAGAACGGTGGTCGATCTAAACCTATTCAGGCTATGGATGGTCTGACAAGTCTTGGAACGACCAGCATTTTCGCAAATGCTGGCCGATGCCAAGGAAGACAAACGCTGAATAATTTCAACAGCGTTTTACGTCCTACTTTGAGACGCCCCGGTACCGCGGACGATGGCCAATGCTGTCGCACTTCGTGGTGGTCGTGGCGTCGGCGAGTAGGAAGGGGCAGATTTGGGGCAACAGGATGATGGATCGTCGTTTTCTAGTGGCAGTCGCCTTGGCTGCGATGGCACAGTTGGTATTTACCGAGCTTGCCCATTCGCAAAACTTTGAGCGATACCAACCGAAACTCTTTGGCCCGTTGAACGATCGTAAAATCGATCTCGACGCGACCTCAACGCCTGACGACGATACGCCCAGCAGCGATGTGGTGTTGGTCGATGCGCTCGAAGCGGTCATCATTCTGGATCACCCAGATGCGGTCGATCCACATGAATCCCACTCGGAACTGCAGGGAATTCACTCGCGGATCGGTTCCGCTTCCTCGTTGGCGAACTCGACCGCCGTCCACCGATCGATTCACTTGCACCTTGGCAAAGCGATCACGCTTCGCAATCTAAACC
Protein-coding regions in this window:
- a CDS encoding response regulator, whose protein sequence is MNALIVDDSRAIRRMICNMMSTLGFETTEASDGIEALQRLAEMETPDIVLVDWNMPEMDGLEFIKSVRRQAEHRDLPMMMVTTECEMDRMALAFVAGVNEYVMKPFTIEVIQSKLELLGIGVFQ
- a CDS encoding protein-glutamate methylesterase/protein-glutamine glutaminase — protein: MSEARKIRVLIVDDSTVIRRLLTQVLADDPNIEVVGTAPNGRIALAKIPNLKPDVVTLDIEMPEMDGLQTLTELRKIDRKLPVIMFSTLTHRGAEGTLDALERGANDYVGKPANVGSVTEGIAKVRGEMVPKIKGLCSWFQDHLQLARATQRSAQASSGPEATGLGNALLDSCSSPTFRRTPKQRVDVIAIGVSTGGPNALAQVLPSLPADLPVPVVIVQHMPPVFTKHLADRLNTKCSVTVAEAKAGDSLQPGTVWIAPGDFHMTVKAVGASHRVVLDQSAPVNSCRPAVDVLFQSVASNFGPGTLACILTGMGSDGLQGCRDVAKAGGHIIAQDRETSVVWGMPAAVTNAGLAHQVLSLQRVGAELTKHAMHGRNKLTLVKSGA
- a CDS encoding CheR family methyltransferase, with product MSTATFSFSDADFAAIAKLVSERSAIVVEANKAYLVESRLGPVARENGLSSISELVEKLHRPGSRHLEEQIIDAMTTNETSFYRDAYPFDLLKSKIIPELIEKRSKTKRLTFWSNACSSGQEAYSIAMLIRETFPKLMDWDIRIRATDLSSQVLERARTGIFNQSEVSRGLPMQLLMKYFHRQGVHWQISDDIRKMVKFDTVNLIERWPASLSSIDVVFLRNVLIYFSPDTKREILSNVRQRICDDGCLFLGGSENTMNLTTEFRRVQIDRAVCYEPV
- a CDS encoding chemotaxis protein CheX yields the protein MNTQLIDPQDVFSLVQAICVSMLDMECKEASDRSPQQSPQENACNFIGCVQIYGDWNGAVEIHTDADFGRKAAARMMMIPEEDIALDDIQDAIAELSNMVGGSLKGILPGTSSLSLPSVASGVDLGFKLQNNDSSQLVALECDGQMFSIAIKHCTPSVLAGMLPKT
- a CDS encoding WD40 repeat domain-containing protein; amino-acid sequence: MDVHRVADAEIRPLVDDVVVAHSGGIRVFDRDTLRRKAARDFDQHFPQIAIDADGTLFYHDWQNVFQVNPGQLPSQQNEAVVHLDGARILDIAVAKNGGHLAVLNSTPAELQVYSTTDFSLQATFTTDFNNSTVRFTEDGQRLLVGLSTPGLARVFDLATRTQVGEFDSLPLDLIETDDHRWLVTRGGGFRVVDASDPYRPSVGMRSSALAKWKLPSLAKILVSPDGSRIATETLNPRAALVLDRSEQTPLRLLPGLNRQPESRPLAYSHDGRYLVTERGRSNVTIWDLQALDTQLESFIQSAPATAITD
- a CDS encoding protein kinase domain-containing protein, encoding MISEPGGPTPMEDSSSDLLGPIVDEYLALQRGGRAPDLDAFVPMYPGHEEKLRQLLPMADLLDTARPMLGEFDSDDDSIGAGSRLGDYSLVKVIGRVGMGVVYQAEHVLLGSVVAIKVLPRMLNSTKHRERFLREASAAALMNHPNIVRVFDFGAVASTNGLLIFDLQWNDAVAHKTSKSVGLYELTYSDDGTLLVGAGERRITKVCIRCWTRKFCVSNPTLHQSLEKRGQSCLKRPMDSKSEDWHRRVFNR
- a CDS encoding sigma-70 family RNA polymerase sigma factor, with translation MTSISTSPTDASLIKRCRAGDRTAFSGWFDSRRGDLKAQVHQRLYGRMLRRVDASDVVQELFLDADQRLPELQQSELPLDGWLRILLKQKLVDLQRRHIHAAKRSVRRERPMDCPGSNGEHPKDGLAADVSSPSMHLQRIESRDQVQRVLANMAEVDREVLVLRHFQNLSNAEVAAALCISSNAASNRYVRALMHFRQQLAVTSTVG